One genomic segment of Streptomyces niveus includes these proteins:
- a CDS encoding SDR family NAD(P)-dependent oxidoreductase yields the protein MTTDHNGPITTPFNAGSTAAEVIAGIDLTGRRTVVTGGSSGIGVETARALAGAGAEVTLAVRDTGAGERTAEDIGATTGNERVLVAPIDLADLRSVAAFTDAWEGPLDILINNAGVMYTPELRTPEGWELQFATNHLGHFALATGLHPALAAADRARIVALSSVGHLRQAVDFDDIDQRRRPFDTRLAYGQSKTANVLFAVEATRRWAGDGITANAVHPGAVLSNLTRHMSQDELDKAIASGYTFKTPEQGAATSVLLATWPGLEGIGGRYFEDCQEARLHREGDTGGVAAHALDPVAAERLWQVSLDMLASAARA from the coding sequence ATGACCACCGACCACAACGGCCCGATCACCACCCCCTTCAACGCCGGGTCCACCGCGGCCGAGGTCATCGCCGGTATCGATCTCACCGGCCGGCGCACCGTCGTGACGGGCGGCTCCTCCGGCATCGGCGTGGAGACCGCCCGCGCGCTCGCCGGCGCGGGCGCGGAGGTGACCCTCGCCGTACGCGACACCGGGGCCGGCGAGCGCACCGCCGAGGACATCGGCGCCACGACCGGCAACGAGCGCGTGCTCGTGGCGCCGATCGACCTCGCCGACCTGCGGTCCGTCGCCGCGTTCACCGACGCGTGGGAAGGCCCGCTGGACATCCTGATCAACAACGCCGGGGTGATGTACACGCCCGAGCTGCGGACTCCGGAGGGCTGGGAGCTGCAGTTCGCCACGAACCACCTCGGCCACTTCGCGCTCGCCACCGGCCTGCACCCGGCGCTCGCGGCGGCCGACCGGGCGCGGATCGTCGCGCTCAGCTCGGTCGGGCATCTGCGGCAGGCGGTGGACTTCGACGACATCGACCAACGCCGCAGGCCGTTCGACACCCGGCTCGCCTACGGCCAGTCCAAGACGGCGAACGTGCTCTTCGCGGTCGAGGCGACCCGGCGCTGGGCCGGCGACGGCATCACCGCCAACGCCGTCCACCCCGGCGCGGTCCTGTCGAACCTGACGCGCCACATGAGCCAGGACGAACTCGACAAGGCGATCGCGTCCGGCTACACGTTCAAGACGCCCGAGCAGGGCGCTGCCACCTCCGTGCTCCTGGCGACGTGGCCGGGGCTCGAAGGCATCGGCGGGCGGTACTTCGAGGACTGCCAGGAGGCCCGTCTCCACCGGGAGGGCGACACGGGCGGCGTCGCCGCGCACGCCCTGGACCCTGTCGCCGCCGAGCGGCTGTGGCAGGTGT
- a CDS encoding NAD(P)/FAD-dependent oxidoreductase yields the protein MTGIRGTDGTLRHIAVVGTSLAGVRSAEALRRLGFEDRLTLIGRDTDFPPYDRPPPSQSVLTGGDVDGYRLLVAPDLDAELMMNTTAEGLTLRSTSAVGSTSAGSVGTGGTGGTLRLSAGRTLDFDGLVIATGAEARQPAPLRSGHPDVFVLRTFEDSLALRAALLAGPRVAVIGAGFVGCAVASHCRALGLDVTVIEEGPGPLGRVLGTAMGRELAGLHRDHGTVVKTGASVAGLHPDGVELADGTRVPADVVVVAVGRAPRTEWLRGSGLDVEDGVLLDATCAAAGASRVVAAGDVARWFNPLFGAVMRVGRRGDTVEQAAAAADTLLADGENAVPFESVPYFRSEQYGTTIQFVGRGNGVPHVVAGTLAERQFVAVYTDGQHITGALCVNRPSQLIRFRRMVAARAPADLVLTPEGGQVGTLAGNLTAYEAATAFPQTA from the coding sequence GTGACTGGTATACGTGGAACGGACGGAACACTCCGTCATATCGCCGTCGTCGGCACATCTCTGGCGGGCGTGCGCTCAGCCGAGGCGCTGCGCCGACTGGGCTTCGAAGACCGGCTCACCCTGATCGGCAGGGACACCGACTTTCCGCCCTACGACCGTCCTCCGCCCTCCCAGTCGGTTCTGACCGGAGGGGACGTGGACGGCTACCGGCTGCTGGTGGCGCCGGACCTCGACGCCGAACTGATGATGAACACGACGGCTGAAGGGCTCACCCTCCGCAGCACATCCGCGGTCGGCAGCACGTCTGCGGGCAGCGTCGGCACCGGTGGCACCGGTGGCACGCTACGACTGTCCGCCGGCCGGACGCTGGACTTCGACGGGCTGGTCATCGCGACCGGCGCCGAGGCCCGGCAACCCGCTCCCCTCAGGAGCGGGCACCCGGACGTGTTCGTCCTGCGTACCTTCGAGGACTCGCTGGCGCTGCGCGCCGCCCTCCTCGCCGGACCACGGGTGGCCGTGATCGGCGCCGGATTCGTCGGCTGCGCGGTCGCCTCGCACTGCCGGGCCCTCGGGCTCGACGTCACCGTCATCGAGGAGGGCCCCGGTCCGCTGGGGCGCGTCCTCGGTACGGCCATGGGACGGGAGCTGGCCGGTCTGCACCGCGACCACGGCACGGTCGTGAAGACCGGCGCCTCGGTCGCCGGGCTACACCCCGACGGGGTCGAGCTGGCCGACGGCACCCGCGTACCGGCCGATGTGGTGGTCGTCGCGGTGGGCCGCGCGCCGCGCACCGAGTGGCTGCGCGGGAGCGGCCTCGACGTGGAGGACGGGGTGCTGCTGGACGCGACATGCGCGGCGGCGGGTGCCTCGCGAGTCGTCGCGGCCGGTGATGTGGCCCGCTGGTTCAACCCGCTGTTCGGCGCTGTGATGCGCGTCGGGCGGCGCGGCGACACGGTGGAGCAGGCCGCGGCGGCGGCCGACACCCTGCTCGCGGACGGCGAGAACGCGGTCCCCTTCGAATCCGTGCCGTACTTCCGGTCGGAGCAGTACGGGACCACGATCCAGTTCGTCGGGCGCGGGAACGGAGTCCCGCACGTCGTCGCCGGGACGCTCGCCGAGCGCCAGTTCGTCGCCGTCTACACCGACGGTCAGCACATCACCGGCGCGCTCTGTGTGAACAGGCCGTCCCAGCTCATCCGCTTCCGGCGGATGGTGGCGGCGCGTGCGCCCGCGGATCTGGTCCTCACGCCGGAGGGCGGTCAAGTCGGCACTCTGGCTGGGAACTTGACCGCCTACGAAGCGGCTACGGCCTTTCCTCAGACCGCATGA
- a CDS encoding lyase family protein, which yields MTSDDRTDDHPDTDDAGLLSPGRAGSAAEAATGDAAFLRAMLDAEAALVHAQAAVGLAPEAAADAITAIAATVERFDVRDVALRARSAGDPVTPLVADLTAAVDDEDTRAGRDADTAQYVHRGATSQDIVDTAMMLVAARTVPAILADLDRTADALAALAKAHRTTPAAGRTLTQHGAPTTFGLKAAGWLSSVRAARTRLAAVRLPAQLGGEAGTLAAFAPDDVTVDGTPGRTSTAASCEPVYDLTGPLDTTMDSPPEPLPDYPPATDPVPEPDSEPGPGIDPAPDEPVYDLTGAAPNHSAEAATESRGAPGSGTAADTEAGTAATGTTTGEGPDTDTGVRLLAAYADRLRLAEPTLPWHTLRTPVADLGSALAFTAGALGKVAADVLVLSRTEIGEVAEARGGGAATPPHRRTPVRAALIAAAARQAPALASVLLGALVAEDERPAGPWQAEWQPLRELLRLTGGAARDAAELTHGLRVFPDRMRDNLALTHGVLAAGRLATALAAAVGRTRAKELLGAAERLATRAGIPLAQALTETDPAVAELIGEERMRALTDPAGYTGSAPAFVDRALAEHDAAHTDTDTDTQQPPADDTPEPPR from the coding sequence TTGACTTCCGACGACCGCACCGACGACCACCCCGACACCGACGACGCCGGGCTGCTCTCGCCCGGCCGCGCGGGATCCGCCGCCGAGGCGGCGACCGGCGACGCCGCGTTCCTCCGGGCGATGCTCGACGCCGAGGCGGCGCTGGTCCACGCGCAGGCCGCGGTCGGTCTCGCGCCGGAGGCGGCGGCCGACGCGATCACGGCGATCGCCGCGACGGTCGAGCGGTTCGACGTACGGGACGTGGCGCTGCGGGCGCGCTCAGCGGGCGATCCGGTCACCCCGCTGGTGGCGGATCTGACGGCGGCGGTGGACGACGAGGACACGAGGGCGGGCAGGGACGCGGACACCGCGCAGTACGTGCACCGGGGCGCGACCAGCCAGGACATCGTGGACACGGCGATGATGCTGGTCGCCGCCCGTACGGTGCCCGCGATCCTGGCGGACCTGGACCGTACGGCCGACGCGCTCGCCGCCCTCGCCAAGGCCCACCGCACGACCCCGGCGGCGGGGCGCACCCTCACCCAGCACGGGGCCCCGACGACGTTCGGGCTGAAGGCGGCGGGCTGGCTCTCGTCGGTACGGGCCGCCCGCACCCGGTTGGCGGCGGTCCGGCTCCCGGCCCAACTGGGCGGCGAGGCAGGTACGTTGGCGGCCTTCGCGCCGGACGACGTCACGGTGGACGGGACACCGGGCAGGACCTCCACGGCCGCGTCCTGCGAGCCCGTGTACGACCTGACGGGCCCACTCGACACCACCATGGACAGCCCTCCCGAGCCGCTGCCCGACTACCCGCCCGCCACCGACCCCGTCCCGGAGCCGGACTCCGAGCCCGGTCCGGGGATCGACCCCGCGCCGGACGAGCCGGTCTACGACCTGACGGGCGCGGCCCCCAACCACTCGGCCGAGGCCGCGACGGAGAGCCGGGGCGCACCCGGCAGCGGCACGGCGGCCGACACCGAAGCCGGCACCGCCGCCACCGGCACCACCACCGGCGAAGGACCCGACACCGACACCGGCGTGCGTCTCCTCGCCGCGTACGCCGACCGGCTGCGTCTCGCCGAACCGACGCTGCCGTGGCACACCCTGCGTACTCCCGTCGCGGATCTGGGCTCGGCCCTCGCCTTCACCGCGGGCGCGCTCGGGAAGGTGGCCGCCGACGTGCTCGTGCTGTCCCGGACCGAGATCGGCGAGGTCGCCGAGGCGCGCGGCGGCGGTGCGGCCACGCCGCCGCACCGGCGGACCCCGGTGCGGGCCGCCCTGATCGCCGCCGCCGCGCGACAGGCTCCCGCACTCGCCTCCGTACTGCTGGGCGCGCTCGTCGCCGAGGACGAACGTCCCGCGGGTCCCTGGCAGGCAGAGTGGCAGCCGCTGCGCGAGCTGCTGCGGCTGACCGGCGGAGCCGCGCGCGACGCCGCCGAACTCACCCACGGCCTGCGCGTCTTCCCCGACCGGATGCGCGACAACCTCGCCCTCACCCACGGGGTGCTCGCCGCCGGACGGCTCGCGACGGCTCTGGCAGCCGCCGTCGGCCGGACACGGGCGAAGGAACTGCTCGGCGCAGCCGAACGGCTCGCGACACGCGCCGGCATCCCGCTCGCGCAGGCGCTGACGGAGACCGATCCGGCGGTCGCGGAGCTGATCGGTGAGGAGCGGATGCGCGCTCTCACCGACCCGGCCGGATACACGGGCTCCGCCCCGGCCTTCGTGGACCGCGCCCTCGCCGAACACGACGCTGCCCACACCGACACCGACACCGACACTCAACAGCCTCCGGCCGACGACACCCCCGAGCCCCCTCGATGA
- a CDS encoding aldo/keto reductase yields MRYRTLGGTGIEVSVHCLGTMMFGSVGNSDHDDSVRIIHAALDQGVNFLDTADMYSAGESELIVGKALKGRRDDVVLATKVHFPMGEGRNRGGNSRRWIVKEVEESLKRLNTDWIDLYQIHRPDHTTDIEETLSALTDLVRQGKIRAFGCSTFPAEEIVESHVVAERRALMRFRTEQPPYSILARGIETSVLPVCERYGMGVLTWSPLASGFLTGKHRMGGAIDMTTGRAALTPARFDPSLPVNITKLEIVERLVELANSVGCSLPELAVAFTVAHPAVTSVIIGPRTMEQLEGLLKGASLSLDDATLDRIDEIVPPGTNIYQPDGAWRPPVLTDASLRRRPTDDRAAA; encoded by the coding sequence ATGCGTTACCGCACTCTCGGCGGCACCGGTATCGAGGTGAGTGTCCACTGCCTCGGCACCATGATGTTCGGCTCCGTCGGCAACAGTGACCACGACGACTCCGTACGCATCATCCACGCCGCCCTCGACCAGGGCGTCAACTTCCTCGACACGGCGGACATGTACTCCGCCGGTGAGTCCGAACTCATCGTAGGCAAGGCGCTCAAGGGCCGCCGCGACGACGTCGTACTCGCCACCAAGGTGCACTTCCCGATGGGCGAGGGCCGCAACCGCGGCGGCAACTCGCGGCGCTGGATCGTCAAGGAGGTGGAGGAGAGCCTGAAGCGGCTGAACACCGACTGGATCGACCTCTACCAGATCCACCGCCCCGACCACACGACGGACATCGAGGAGACGCTCTCCGCGCTGACCGATCTCGTACGACAGGGCAAGATCCGCGCCTTCGGCTGCTCGACGTTCCCCGCCGAGGAGATCGTCGAGTCGCATGTCGTCGCCGAACGCCGGGCGCTCATGCGGTTCAGGACCGAGCAGCCGCCGTACTCGATCCTGGCGCGCGGCATCGAGACGTCCGTCCTGCCGGTGTGCGAGCGGTACGGAATGGGTGTGCTGACGTGGAGTCCGCTCGCCTCCGGCTTCCTCACCGGCAAGCACCGCATGGGCGGTGCGATCGACATGACCACGGGCCGCGCGGCGCTCACCCCGGCGCGGTTCGATCCGTCGCTGCCGGTGAACATCACCAAGCTGGAGATCGTGGAGCGGCTGGTCGAGCTGGCGAACAGCGTCGGCTGCTCGCTGCCCGAGCTGGCCGTGGCCTTCACCGTCGCGCATCCCGCCGTGACGTCGGTCATCATCGGCCCGCGCACGATGGAGCAGTTGGAAGGTCTCCTGAAGGGCGCCTCGCTCAGCCTGGACGACGCGACGCTCGACCGTATCGACGAGATCGTGCCGCCGGGGACGAACATCTACCAGCCGGACGGCGCCTGGCGCCCGCCCGTACTCACGGACGCGTCCCTCCGTCGTCGGCCGACCGACGACCGGGCGGCGGCGTGA